From a region of the Castanea sativa cultivar Marrone di Chiusa Pesio chromosome 10, ASM4071231v1 genome:
- the LOC142613708 gene encoding gibberellin 2-beta-dioxygenase 2, protein MVVPSPTPIRTKKTKAVGIPTIDLSLNRSMLSELIVKACEEYGFFKVVNHGVSKEIIARMEEEGSEFFGRTTTEKQRAGPASPFGYGCKSIGPNGDMGELEYLLLHTNSLSISERSQAISNDPTKFSCVVKDYIQAVKEVACEILDLVAEGLWIQDKCIFSKLIRDVHSDSLLRLNHYPPVKDINDWDPTPKLYQYQCTNNRIGFGEHSDPQILTILQSNDVGGLQVSLHDGLWVPVPPDPTEFYVIVGDALQVLTNGRFVSARHRALVNSMKPRMSMVYFGAPPLNSWIYPLPEFVSPPKPSLYEPFTWDQYKKAAYSLRLGDSRLDLFKIHNNIGDDKTH, encoded by the exons ATGGTTGTACCTTCTCCGACCCCAATAAGAACCAAGAAAACAAAGGCAGTAGGGATTCCAACCATTGATCTTTCTTTGAATAGGTCAATGTTATCTGAGTTAATAGTGAAAGCCTGTGAAGAATATGGTTTCTTCAAAGTTGTTAACCATGGTGTGTCAAAGGAGATAATAGCAAGAATGGAAGAGGAAGGGTCTGAGTTTTTTGGCAGAACAACCACAGAGAAGCAACGAGCTGGGCCAGCTAGTCCTTTTGGTTATGGCTGCAAAAGCATTGGCCCCAATGGCGATATGGGTGAGCTCGAATACCTTCTCCTTCACACAAACTCTCTGTCCATTTCTGAAAGATCACAAGCTATCTCCAATGACCCTACAAAATTCAG TTGCGTTGTGAAGGATTACATACAAGCGGTTAAGGAAGTAGCGTGTGAGATTCTTGATCTTGTGGCTGAAGGCCTATGGATCCAAGACAAGTGCATCTTTAGTAAGCTCATCAGAGACGTTCACAGTGACTCACTTCTTAGGCTCAATCACTATCCTCCTGTGAAAGACATCAATGATTGGGACCCAACACCCAAACTTTATCAGTATCAGTGTACAAATAATAGGATAGGATTTGGTGAACATTCTGACCCTCAGATCTTGACCATCTTGCAATCCAACGACGTAGGGGGGCTTCAAGTATCTTTGCATGATGGGTTGTGGGTCCCAGTCCCTCCTGACCCCACTGAATTCTATGTGATCGTCGGTGATGCCTTACAG GTTTTGACAAATGGGAGATTTGTGAGCGCAAGACATAGAGCATTGGTAAACTCAATGAAGCCAAGAATGTCAATGGTGTACTTTGGGGCTCCACCCCTTAACTCATGGATCTATCCTCTTCCAGAGTTTGTCTCACCTCCGAAACCAAGTCTCTATGAGCCCTTCACTTGGGACCAATACAAGAAAGCTGCTTACTCTCTCCGATTGGGAGATTCTCGTCTTGACCTCTTCAAGATTCATAATAATATTGGTGATGATAAAACTCACTGA